The genomic region TCGTATTCTGGCACACAGTTCTAGTTTCCAGTGTGGTTTGATAAAATCCATCCTATAAAGATTCAGTTGTAATCATTCCCAAGTCTCCCCACCACCTTTAAAGAGGAAACCACATACTGCGCTAAATCGCAGAATTTTCCAAATTGCCcatcaatatttcattttttatggcAAAAAGAGGCCATGTTAATGACCACATAAAAATTCCAGCTATAGAGAAAAACACTGGAAGGTATGACAATGAATTAATTAGTCAATAAAAATTAACACTTTAAGTAGtaattattgcatttttgttgATACTagtcatattttcataaaatccATGCAAGTCTGGAGAGTCATTATAACCAAGGAACTGAAATTCATTAGATGTACAATGTAACTGGTGGGGGTCACCTAAAATTTACACCTCTGAAAACAGCAACCAGTcatgccttttttaaaatgatgttgaTCGAGAGCTTTTCGTCCTTTAGGAAGGGAGAAGCTGGAGGGAGACATCTTCCTGCTCATATGGGACAGTTCTGAACCTGGAATGGATGACAGCGGTTAAAATTTTAACAAGTCTTGGTTGTGCCCTGGATGGtgactgctgttgtaccaccttgaaatgtaattaacCTAAATTTTGTCACTGGAATTACCAGTAGTACTAAAGAGCACATCTGTAACTGGGCCAGTGGCTGAAAATAAATGCCTGCAGAATATGCACGTAAACAAATGGACAGATTGCAGAGATGGAGACTCAGagcttattttttttgtcagctgATGAACTGCAGTGAAGCTTGTCAATATACAAATCCAAGGAATAAACAtcacatctttatttttcactATATTGAAATATTATTGGGGtgtcacggtggcacagcaagtaacgctgctgtctcacagctcctgggcagtgtgagaggacgtgggatcgatccccgctcagtctgtgtggagtttgcatgtcctccccgtgtccgtgtggtttcctctggctgctccaAATTGGCAGTCAATGGAttaatgacccagtgtaagtagtgtatgcaacactgtaagtcaccttggtgaataaggtgtgtgaactgataacactggagttcactggaagtcactttggagaaaagcatctgctaagtaaatacatgtaatataaaGCTATTCAAGGGAAATTTAAGTAAAATGTGAATTcctaaaaaatttttaaatgttctaaCTAATCGTTGCTGTCATTGTATATGACCTAGGTCTTTGTTGAGTTGGATCAGAAAATACTCacgacacttttttttttttttttttaaacaaacaaatatgtcCTTTCCATTGCCACAGTAAGCTTTTACTTGACAAATTCAGCATGGTTAGGACATAAAGTTCAACCACTGAAGCATCATCAGCATTTTGATTGCATAAGCAAGGTATCGTATTTAAaggatttcattttaaaattcaggCTCACACTGGTCAGGCCAACACTGAGCTTTTGCCCAGTCTTCCTCTTTAAATAGAggcaaacattttgtttcactgttgaTTTCCAGAGCAAAAATGTAACACTCAATTATATAGCTTTTATCTTTGTATCTAACCTTCTTAAAGAGctgtttaatattcatttaattattaaacaatgCATAATGTTACACACagttcataatttaaaaaatagacaATATATACCCAAAGGTCATTATTTCTGCAGACTTACAATACAATTGCAATGTAAAGTTTTAACTGATAAAAGCAAGTTGTCCACTATGGAAAATCAAACTCAAATTTTACAATTGTAACTGTACATCATAACATGTTTTATTACCTTAAGAAACAACCGCATAAGAAAACACCATAACATGAGGGGAGCTGCAGGCTTGAGCAAATATGGAAACGTAAGTATAGTGACAAGTGGATTTGAGTAATCCTGTCAGTTTATTTCACTTGAACCccatacacaaaaaaaatgaacattgttTTGGCTTATAAGAAAACACTTAAAGGTTTATTTATGTCAAAGATGAAACACTCACAATTGGGCAAAGGAAGGAGTAACTGTAGAGAATAAAAGGAACAGCCAGTACTGGAAATTTAAACTAACATTAATGAATCCATaactaaaaagtttttttttttctttttttaaagaaacctttatacatttgttcttttataCAAGTAGGATGTTGGAATAACTGAGTTGAAAAAGAAACCATGTCTGCATTAAActttacaaaaaatacatttgtttcatagagagaagcagaaaaaaggtGGTGGTCAAATATTGAccaataatatttttcttttcatcattaaaaaaaatctaatgtctataaaaagttaaaaagcaaTATACagcataaaggaaaaaaaaaacattttgatttgatttagtCAGTTGATTTGGTAACCAAGGACAGGGGTTGTGATTGAAACAAAGCATGATGGGAATTAAGGGCTGCCTGGTGGAAAGAGGTAGGTGGGGACAGCATGGAGGGATGCAGGGAGGTAAATGGGATAGGACGAGAAAGAAGAGGTGTTGAATGGCTGCTTGTGGTACCAATGGAGAGAGAGATGCTCGGCTGTgtggaagaggaagatgaggaagatgaggaggtggaggagctggacGAAGAGGACGAAGACCCAGAGGGTTTGCCCGGCAAAGGGAAAGGGTGGTGAGGCCGACCCTCGGGCTTGGTAGTGAGGGACAGCGGCTGGGCCTGCTCAGAGTGAGTGGCGGCAGGGGCGGCAGGAGACGCCAGTGCTGCGGAGGGTGTGGCTGGAGAGTCCAGCATGCTGCCGTGGGAGGAGGCAGGGCTGTCGCACATCTTCTCAGATGGCAGGTATTGCACACACTGCTTTTTGCTCCTCGAAGAGAAGTCTGGAAAGACAGATGAGAGCTTCTCATTATGGTGAAGACAATGCACCAAATGCTTACAAAGTTAGTAATACTGCTAGACAGATACACCCATACACGGTGCCATAAATGCCAACATATCCAAACTTTACGTAAAGCTCAGAGTGCAAAGAAAATTCAATGGAAATTCACTGACATTAAAATACCATCACACATGGAATACAGTAGACGTCATGGATTTCATATAGTCATTTTTGAACACATATTAAAGCAGTTTAACAATGTCAAATGGGAGCTCTGTCAATGTAGACGACATTCTGATTTCACACACAGATGGATGGAAAAGATGTTTAGATCAACACCATTTCACAAACCAGACAACATTCCAGCCATTAACCTCTTGACAGCTGCAACGTGTCCAAGTACACACACTTATCTGTGCCAGGAAAAAGTAAACTGTGACAAACAAAGCTCAAAAGATTTTGACCACACTCCCATCGCATATTACAGTGCCAGAGAGTTGGTTACCGACGGTCGAGTGAGTCAGTGGGATCCTTACGGTACTGCTTTTGCCACAATCAActacaaatgtttattatttttttttttaaattttcttttttattccagTCAATCCATCCACGTAAAATTTGAattcttctcttcttcctgAGTGGTTTTCCAACCATTCACCactttatacacattttttaatttaaacattgtCTTATTTCCTCTTCCAAAACAAACTCCAAGAAACAAACATAACCCATTTGCGCAAGATTAAAGAGTATAATTAGACTGGGTATTTCACTTCTGAAGGaagcattattattttacaatgtCGAAAAACATGATTTACAAATGCTATTCAAAGGGTTAAGTTAATGTGTACCAGGAGTTCTGAGAAACCATTGAGAAGTAAAACCAGCAAAGAGGTCACTCTGTGTCTTTTTCTCGTAGCCAGGTAACAAAGAGCAGCTTAATGCCAGGGCACTGCCCACCACTTTCCCTCGGAAACACCGTGCAGCACACATACCTTCCATCGTTAGCACTGAACCTCATACGCTGCTTGTCaaagcagaggaggagaaaggggTTAGCAGTGACATGCAATGCAGGGGAGGAACCAGAAAGGTAAATACAGCATGATTCCAAGTGCGTCCAATGCCTAGCCACATTCATCATACTGTACATCTGACAAGTACAAGCCTCCCCCGTGTAACAACTTAGTAACAAATGTAAATCGTACAGTGAAATGCGCATAATGAGCCACCTACTCATACTTACACAAAATGTCTTATACGAACGCACATTTATGTGCCGCGATGACATCAAGCAACCCAAGAGGCGAGCAGCATGCCTGCCCCATGCAGGGTGTGGCTTGTCCAGCGCACATCAGTTGGTCCCATAGCAGTGCGGCCGCTTATGAGAGCAACTCAGAGATCGTGTGACTCTTTACCGTCATTTCTTGTAATAATGAGCATtacagaaaaaagttttaaactgtaaaaagaaAGCCTTAGATAAAATGCAAGTGGTAAAACAGTTCTCTTCATTAGGAACAACTGTGTTAACTCACtattcttttaaaagaaatgatTCTTTACAAATAACTCGGCAAAGAGGGTTTACAAGCGATTACAATTGCATTACGAAAACGGCATTGTTAGGTAATGTTCAAATAATAAAGCTGATTTTATATAgcacatttaataaaacagcTCCACGAAGCACTTTTCAACAAACAGCAATGACGTGTGGGTTACAGGCCTAAAGCAATTTGCGACAAAAtatgagcatttaaaaaaatacaacaataaaagtACAACAGGTGGTCCAATGAGGTGGTCTGGAGTCGACCCCAGAGACATAACACGAGGCAGGGTGCACTCTGATCTGAACACCACCAGTCTGTTGTAGGGCGACTGTTCACACCacgggcaatttagactcaGATCCACCTGAACCATGTCTTCGAACTGTAGGAAGATACCACAGCATCTGGAGAGAACCCACGCAAAGatgaaaactgcacaaacaCTAAACTGTATTCAAAGCCATGTTCAAACCCACAGGGCAGGAGCTGTTAGGCAGCTGATGAGCGACCAAAGCCCCACAAGAACAACTGactaaaagaaaatgacaacaaaaataaatgacgACACGGTAAGGGGAAAGAGGGTAGATAAAAGACGATGCAAAAATGTTGCGTATACAAGTGATTTTGAACGTGTGGGTTTCAGCCCGGGTGTCCAGGGAAATTTTGATCATTTGGACTTGGCTTCCAATTAGATGTGCCTCAATGTTTAAAACACAAGGCAGCAACTTTTCGTGTGTGATGAAACGAAACTGGATAAACCTTTCGTGGCTCGGGAACGCGTTACTTTTGTCAGCCCAGTTGAATGGTAATGAAGAGTTACTTTTACAAGAATTCACTTTTACAAATTGATATTGAGAAACATTATGTTTGTTATGCGAGGGAAGCCTGAAAAAGCAACAGCCTAATTCACTGGACGGTTACCAACCTTTTGGAGACCCCTGCCACCGTACAATATAATGCAGCCCAGTAGATAAAGGGCATGGACAACTTCTGGCAAAGACCAAGCAGACGTACCTTCTGGTGCAGAGTCTTGTTTATTTTCTCGcttcctctttttcctcttcccctACAGAGGACAAGAACGCTGGTATTTAAGAAAACACTTAAAGGAAAAGAGGTTGccactttattctttttttttttttttaaagccctgGCACATTATTGAAACAAGGCAGTCTATCGTAATACATCTACGATTCTGGAGCCTGTATGCCCGTGTATATACTTAACACACCCTACCTGCCGTATGCAGCGGGTCGAAAGCAGTACTCACGTAGTTGTCTCGAGCCGACCAGCCTGGATAGAGCTGAGAGTGCAATTGCCGCTCTTTCCTCGCCAGCTCGTAATACTTGGCCTGCTCCTCTCGTGACAGAGAGTGCCACTGTGAACCCAAAAATTCAGACTTAGAGGATTCTGCTACAAAGCAAACATTCACACAGCATGCcactgcagaaacagaaagaacGCGGCAGTCCTTCGGCGGCCCTTGAAGCTACTGCTCTGTGTCCGTGTTGCTCACCCTTCTGCCCAAGATCTGGTTGATGGCAGCACTTTCTTTCAGTGTGCACTCAGCAACCACTTTGGCCCTCATTTCCTTCATGTAGAGCATGAAGGCATTGAGTGGCTTCTTGATGTGTGGCTTcttgtcctcctccttcttgaCAGGCCCAGGAGACTTCCTGTTCGGAGGCGACAGGCAACATGGCCCGGTTAATGTCTCAGATAACGGGGTGTTCTACTGTAGGACCCTCTCACAGTTTATGAAGTGACCAGCATGGCGTGTCTGACTTCAGGACATCAAGAAAATGTGAACATTCCAGAACACTGAAATGGCATCTGCTGCAACCAAATGTGTATATGAATCTGTGGGGATGGGAGCGGGGTCTTACGAGTGCGCGGATGAACCCACGCTGTCCGAGTTGGGCTCCTGCTTGATTGCAGGCGACACGATGGCAGGGTGAGGGATGCCTGTCTGGTGCAGACCATGGGGGTGGTGAGGTACCATGTGTGGAGGGAAGCGGCTGGACACCAGGCTGAAGGAAAAGGATAAGAACTCCGTTGTCATTcaattaacttttttaataacttttttttaaataaactcacAAAGCAAGAACACTGACATCCGAAGAACGACGCACACATCCCCTGCATTTTCACTCAGCAAAAGACTCgcagagcaaaagaaaaataactttcCATGTGTTGCTTCACATTAAGCTCCaaccaaataaaacaaagcttGAAAATGAGGAAGTGTAGTTATTGTAGCAATACAGCAACCCCAACAATTGCACCTAGTAGTCATGCCCCAGCCGCAAACAGCAGAATGCAGTTTCCACACCCTACAAGGGGAAACCTCTGGATATGGCTGTGCCCATTTTCCACCATCGTCACAATGGAGCTGTCATAAACTGTCATAGGACGGAGAGGAGGCTGTCCCCCTCTGTAGAATTCACAAATCCACATTTTAGTTTCATTCTCCAGTGGATCCACTTTGCTGGGTAATGTCAAATAGCTGGCAGCAAGGAAGAAGTACCATCTGCCTATACCGTGAAGATAAATATTGGTGTAAAACAGAATAGTAAATGAAGGCTAGTTTGTTGGATGATAAACACATCAGGGCCTCTGGATCCCCAGCAACTTTTTCTCCAGTAGGCCAAAATACTGACAACTCGCACGCTGCCTTACATGCTGTTTcttcaaaggaagaaaaagtcTGTTTGCAAGGAGAATGCGAAACGGGGAATGAGATCAAGTTGTGGGCAGCTACCTCACAGAGACCCAGAGCACAATGGCGGCCCTTTCTCTCGCTGCTCGGATTAATTCCTGAATCAAAAGCAGGgaaacgacgcatttctcattaaaatggaAGCAGCTGCTCTTACAAAGAATCCCACGCAGAGAGGAACATgaatcaacaacaacaacggagggggaaaaaaaaaaaacgaatataATCACTCTCGCGACTGAGTTtcaagagggaaagaaaaatgtaaaaatgtgcaattatgATCaattaaagcttttaaaatgatttgttttgaAGCTGGGAACAGGCTGACAGGGCTGTTCTGGTTCCATTGGGAGACGAGAAGCCgcttccaccccccccccacgcgAGTGGAAAAGGAGAGCAGCCACTTTCTCCCCTTCCCCCCCTTTCCTTCCGATGTTCCCCTTTGAACACAGGGAGCTGAATGCGGGCGGTACGCGGGCGACTGGT from Scleropages formosus chromosome 12, fSclFor1.1, whole genome shotgun sequence harbors:
- the tcf7l1b gene encoding transcription factor 7-like 1-B isoform X2 — protein: MPQLNGGGGDDLGANDEMISFKDEGEQEEKISENVSAERDLDDVKSSLVNESENNSSSSDSEAERRPQPRPDSESFEKTRDYFSEALRRQQDGGFFKSPHYPGYPFLMIPELTSPYLSNGSLSPSARTYLQMKWPLLDVPGTAALKDSRSPTPGHLSNKVPVVQHAHHVHPLTPLITYSNEHFPPGTPPAHLSPEILDPKTGIPRTPHPSELSPYYPLSPGAVGQIPHPLGWLVPQQGQPMYSIPPGGFRHPYPALAMNASMSSLVSSRFPPHMVPHHPHGLHQTGIPHPAIVSPAIKQEPNSDSVGSSAHSKSPGPVKKEEDKKPHIKKPLNAFMLYMKEMRAKVVAECTLKESAAINQILGRRWHSLSREEQAKYYELARKERQLHSQLYPGWSARDNYGKRKKRKRENKQDSAPEDFSSRSKKQCVQYLPSEKMCDSPASSHGSMLDSPATPSAALASPAAPAATHSEQAQPLSLTTKPEGRPHHPFPLPGKPSGSSSSSSSSSTSSSSSSSSSTQPSISLSIGTTSSHSTPLLSRPIPFTSLHPSMLSPPTSFHQAALNSHHALFQSQPLSLVTKSTD
- the tcf7l1b gene encoding transcription factor 7-like 1-B isoform X4 — its product is MPQLNGGGGDDLGANDEMISFKDEGEQEEKISENVSAERDLDDVKSSLVNESENNSSSSDSEAERRPQPRPDSESFEKTRDYFSEALRRQQDGGFFKSPHYPGYPFLMIPELTSPYLSNGSLSPSARTSNKVPVVQHAHHVHPLTPLITYSNEHFPPGTPPAHLSPEILDPKTGIPRTPHPSELSPYYPLSPGAVGQIPHPLGWLVPQQGQPMYSIPPGGFRHPYPALAMNASMSSLVSSRFPPHMVPHHPHGLHQTGIPHPAIVSPAIKQEPNSDSVGSSAHSKSPGPVKKEEDKKPHIKKPLNAFMLYMKEMRAKVVAECTLKESAAINQILGRRWHSLSREEQAKYYELARKERQLHSQLYPGWSARDNYGKRKKRKRENKQDSAPEDFSSRSKKQCVQYLPSEKMCDSPASSHGSMLDSPATPSAALASPAAPAATHSEQAQPLSLTTKPEGRPHHPFPLPGKPSGSSSSSSSSSTSSSSSSSSSTQPSISLSIGTTSSHSTPLLSRPIPFTSLHPSMLSPPTSFHQAALNSHHALFQSQPLSLVTKSTD
- the tcf7l1b gene encoding transcription factor 7-like 1-B isoform X3, producing MPQLNGGGGDDLGANDEMISFKDEGEQEEKISENVSAERDLDDVKSSLVNESENNSSSSDSEQAERRPQPRPDSESFEKTRDYFSEALRRQQDGGFFKSPHYPGYPFLMIPELTSPYLSNGSLSPSARTSNKVPVVQHAHHVHPLTPLITYSNEHFPPGTPPAHLSPEILDPKTGIPRTPHPSELSPYYPLSPGAVGQIPHPLGWLVPQQGQPMYSIPPGGFRHPYPALAMNASMSSLVSSRFPPHMVPHHPHGLHQTGIPHPAIVSPAIKQEPNSDSVGSSAHSKSPGPVKKEEDKKPHIKKPLNAFMLYMKEMRAKVVAECTLKESAAINQILGRRWHSLSREEQAKYYELARKERQLHSQLYPGWSARDNYGKRKKRKRENKQDSAPEDFSSRSKKQCVQYLPSEKMCDSPASSHGSMLDSPATPSAALASPAAPAATHSEQAQPLSLTTKPEGRPHHPFPLPGKPSGSSSSSSSSSTSSSSSSSSSTQPSISLSIGTTSSHSTPLLSRPIPFTSLHPSMLSPPTSFHQAALNSHHALFQSQPLSLVTKSTD
- the tcf7l1b gene encoding transcription factor 7-like 1-B isoform X1, whose protein sequence is MPQLNGGGGDDLGANDEMISFKDEGEQEEKISENVSAERDLDDVKSSLVNESENNSSSSDSEQAERRPQPRPDSESFEKTRDYFSEALRRQQDGGFFKSPHYPGYPFLMIPELTSPYLSNGSLSPSARTYLQMKWPLLDVPGTAALKDSRSPTPGHLSNKVPVVQHAHHVHPLTPLITYSNEHFPPGTPPAHLSPEILDPKTGIPRTPHPSELSPYYPLSPGAVGQIPHPLGWLVPQQGQPMYSIPPGGFRHPYPALAMNASMSSLVSSRFPPHMVPHHPHGLHQTGIPHPAIVSPAIKQEPNSDSVGSSAHSKSPGPVKKEEDKKPHIKKPLNAFMLYMKEMRAKVVAECTLKESAAINQILGRRWHSLSREEQAKYYELARKERQLHSQLYPGWSARDNYGKRKKRKRENKQDSAPEDFSSRSKKQCVQYLPSEKMCDSPASSHGSMLDSPATPSAALASPAAPAATHSEQAQPLSLTTKPEGRPHHPFPLPGKPSGSSSSSSSSSTSSSSSSSSSTQPSISLSIGTTSSHSTPLLSRPIPFTSLHPSMLSPPTSFHQAALNSHHALFQSQPLSLVTKSTD